In Mugil cephalus isolate CIBA_MC_2020 chromosome 20, CIBA_Mcephalus_1.1, whole genome shotgun sequence, the following are encoded in one genomic region:
- the LOC124997670 gene encoding GTPase IMAP family member 4-like — translation MEELRIVVVGKAGAGKTSLINTILGKESTAEYCGSECEVTQGVYEKEPVVFIDTPGLLRTDLTKEKLTEELLKCILRAAPGPHVFLYVKEKEPFTTEEERAVNHLEG, via the exons ATGG AGGAGCTCAGGATTGTGGTGGTGGGAAAGGCCGGAGCTGGGAAGACTTCACTCATCAACACCATCCTTGGGAAGGAGAGTACAGCGGAGTACTGTGGTTCAGAGTGCGAGGTGACCCAAGGAGTGTATGAGAAGGAGCCGGTGGTTTTCATCGATACTCCTGGTCTTCTCCGCACCGACTTAACTAAAGAGAAGTTAACAGAGGAGCTCTTGAAATGCATCCTACGTGCTGCTCCTGGTCCTCACGTGTTCCTGtatgtgaaggagaaggagccTTTTACTACAGAGGAAGAGCGCGCTGTGAATCATCTTGAAGGGTAA